The segment AAGTCGGATTTTATCCTTATTTTCCCCAGTTCTATGAATTCCAATATATATTTCACCTTCTTCTTCCAAGTTAAAGGCGTGTTTAAGTGAATTAGTTATAAGTTCATTGATTATTAGGCCACATGGAATTGCAGTTTCAATATTAAGTTTTACATCTTCCAAATCCAGATCTAATTTAATCCGCTGGGTATCTGTTCTAAAAAAATGAATTATATCTCCAGTTAAATCGCGAATATATTCTGCAAAGTTAACACAAGCCATATCTTTAGAATTATATAATTTTTCATGCACCAGAGCAATTGAACTGACCCTATTTTGACTTTCTTTAAATATTTGTAGTGCATTAGGGTCTTTTATATGTCGAGATTGTAAGCGTAACAAGCTGGATATTACTTGTAAATTGTTTTTAACCCGGTGATGAATCTCATGAAGAAGTAGTTCTTTCTCTTCTAAAGATTCTTTTAATTTATCTTCTGCAATTTTTCGTTGGGTTATATCCTGTATAGTCCCAATAATCCTTACAGAATCATTAGAGTCTTTATTGAAAATTTTTCCCTGGAAAGCAACTATCCTAATATCTCCATCGGGTCTGATAATTTTATATTCATCATAAAATGGTTCCCGATTTTCGACTGCAGTTTTTATATTTTTTAAAACTATCTGTTGATCTTTAGGATCTATAAATTTCAAGAATGACGAATGAGTAAATTCCTTTCCCGAATTTTCAACACCCAATATCCGGTAAAATTCATCTGAACAATCCATTATGCCTTCAGAAAAGTTCCATTCCCAACTGCCAATATGGCCAATTTTCTGGGCTTCACTCAATTGCATATTCTTCTTATGAAGGTCTTCTTCAGCTTTTTTAAGTTTTTTTTGCTCTTTAACTTCTTCAATAGCCCTAATAATTGCAGGACCTACTTTTGGAAGATTGCTTTTCAATACATAGTCAGTTGCGCCCCTTTTTAAAGCTTCAACAGCAAATTCTTCTCCGATTTTACCGCTTACAAAAATAAAAGGAACTTCCGGGCATTTCTTATTAACTATATCCAGTGCTGAAACTCCATCAAAATGAGGTAGAGAATGATCAGCTAAAATTAAATCCGGCTTGAACTCATAAATTGCATTAGTAAAGTCTTCTTCTAACTCCACAGTTTTAGAAGTGTAATTAATGCCTGCTTTTTTGATTTCCCTTTCCATTAATTCCACATCAAATGGAACATCCTCCAGAATCAGAATTTTATAAGTATTCATATTGTCCACTGTCTATGTTTATTATCATTTTATTATTATCTAAATTAATCCAAGTAAATTCTTAATAATTATATTATTAAAATACAAACAACCAATATTATTGTTTATAAATATTTAATATTTGATAAAAATTAATTTAATTCTGCTCAGTATAAAATGTTTTGCCATATAACAGAGTTTATATTAAAAAGTAATTAGAATATTATTAAATAAGGTTATTATGCAACCCCCTAATAATGCCATAAAATAAATTTATAAACCTTAGTAGAAGGGATTTTTTGAGAAAATTTGAAACACCCCAACTTGTTATTAGTAAATGCATAGAATTTGAATCTTGCAGATATAATGGATTGAAAATATCCAGCCAAATCGTTAAAGATCTTAAAAAAAATGCAAATTTTTATCCCGTTTGTCCAGAAGTAGGAATTGGGTTAGGTATTCCCAGAGATCCCATACGTCTGGTTAAAATAGATGACGAAATAAATTTAATACAACCCTCAACCCAGAGAAATTTAACTAAAAAAATGAAACAATTTTCTGATTCTTTTTTAAATGATTTAAACAATATTGATGGATTTATATTAAAAAATAAATCTCCTTCCTGTGGAATAAAAGCAGTTAGAGTTTATCCACAAACCATGAATTCCAGACCATATAATGATGGAATAGGTCTTTTTTCAGTATCAGTATTTGAAAAATTCCCTTTCATCCCAGTAGAAGACGAAGGAAGACTTAGAAACTTAAAAATTCGTGAAAATTTTCTTACATCAATTTATACTTTAGCAGAGTATCGTAAAATAAAAAAATCTGAAAAATTAATAGATTTAATAGATTTTCACTCCAGAAATAAATATTTGCTTCTCTCTTACAATCAAATATTAAGTCAAAAAATGGGGCGTTTAATAGGTGATCAAAAGAGTTATTCCTCTGATGATTTATTCCAGACATATGGTGATTTATTATCTAAAACATTGAAAACACCACCCGAAGCACCAGCTAATATAAATATGTTAATGCATGTTCTGGGTCATTTTTCAGGAAAACTTACTCATGAAGAAAAATCGTTTTTCCTAGATGCCATGGAAAAGTACAGACAGGGAGTAATGCCTCTTTTAGTATGCCTTAATATTTTAAAAGCATGGGTTATACGATTTAATGAAGATTATTTAAAAGATCAAACCTTTTTTCAACCTTATCCTGAAAAATTAATGCCTGTGACTAATATCCAACTCGTTTAATGAAATTATATTAGAATTAGAAAGTATTAGGTGGGTTCTGATCAATTGATTCACGAAGAAAGAATATCTAATTTGAATGAAAATTCTCTTAATTCTGGAGAGTATGTTCTCTACTGGATGCAGGCATCACCTCGAAGCCATTGCAACCATGCGCTTGAATTTGCTGTTAGGAAATCCAATGAACTTAAAAAGCCACTTATAGTCTTTTTTGGAGTTACACCTAATTTTCCCGATGCTAATAATCGACACATGAGATTTTTATTGGAGGGACTTAAAAACACCGCCTATGATCTGGAAAAGAAGAACATCCAAATAGTTATTAAATATCAGGAACCAGACCAGGGCATTATTGAATTATATGATGATGCAGTTTTGACTGTTACTGATAAAGGATATTTATCTATTCAAAAAGAATGGTATGATAATGTGGCAGAAAATATCCAATGCCCGCTAATTCAAGTTGAAACAAATGTTATTGTCCCTGTTGAAACTGCATCTCCTAAAGAGGATTATTCCGCAGGAACCATCAGGCGAAAGATACAAAGAGAGTTAAAATTTTTCCTCCAACCACTTAAAGAACATATCCCTAAGATAAGTTCATTAGACTATGATTTTGATTCATTACCGTTAGAAGATGCCTCCAAAATCATGAAACAAATGAATATAAAAAATCAAATCAAAAACAGCATTTTTACTGGTGGAAGTAGTGAAGCAATTAATTTATTCAATTTATTTTTAGAAGAAAAACTGGATAAATTTGCTGATTTTAGAAATGACCCCAGCAAAAATTATGCATCCAATATGAGCCCTTATCTACATTTTGGACAGATTTCCCCATTATATCTTGCATTGGAATCGATGAAAACCAACAGCCCCGGATTAAAATCATTTTTAGAAGAGTTAATAATCCGCAGAGAACTAAGCATGAATTTTGTTCATTATAATGAACATTATGACCGTTTCGATTGTCTTCCCGATTGGGCTGCCACCACACTTTTAGAACATCGAAATGATAAAAGAGAATATTCCTATAATGTAGATGAACTGGAGTATGCTCAAACACATGACCCCTACTGGAATGCCGCTCAAAAAGAAGTGATAATCACTGGAAAAATGCATGGCTATATGCGTATGTACTGGGGTAAAAAGATCCTTGAATGGGTTGATGATCCTCGAAAAGCTTATGACATAGCTTTATACATTAATAACAAATATGAATTAGATGGACGAGATCCTAATGGTTATGCAGGAGTAGCATGGTGTTTTGGTAAACACGATCGTGCCTGGAAAGAAAGAGCTATTTTTGGTAAAGTAAGGTACATGAATGCTAATGGGCTGAGGCGTAAATTCAAAATTAATAAATATGTAGAAAGAATTGAAAATTTAGAATATGAGTAATATTCATGATTCTGCTAAAAAACTTTTTATAATATTGAAAACTAAGTATTTAGGGAAGTAAAGGACTTCCTGTTTCTAAAATATTTTTAATATATTATCTCGCTTGAATTCAAGTACTAAGTTTTTGGAGGACTTTGAGTGAATGTAACTTTAAATAACTACTATAAAAAACGTTACGATTTATTTAAATGGAGAAACGATCAATCAATAGCTTATAAAGCAGTTATGGCTTTCTTCATGGCCTGTATAACTGGCATAATGGCCCAAATTATTATTCCATTACCCTGGACTCCAGTTCCAATTACTGCTCAAACTTTTGCAGTTTTAATTTCAGGAGTACTTCTTGGAAGGCGCTGGGGCGGATTGAGTATGCTGATTTATGTCACAATAGGACTTTTAGGAGTTCCATGGTTTGCACAAATGACTGGTGGTCTGGATATACTCCTAGGTGCAAGTGGCGGATATCTTATTGGGTTTATACTAGCATCCTTGTTTTTAGGATATTTTTCAGATAAATACAACCAATCCCGAAATTTCACTCCCATGCTGGGTTTAATGACTTTTGCCAGTTTTGTCCTGATTTATGTTCCCGGATTAATTGTATTAAGTTTTTACTTATATTCTACTCAGGGAAACTTTCCGGAAATATGGACCTTACTTGCGATGGGAGTAATTCCATTCTTAATTGGTGATGCACTAAAAATTGTTGGAGCTTCCGCTTTAACCAAAGCATTACTGCCTAAAGAACAGTAAATGAAGAATTAGGAATGAATAATTAATGAAAAATACATCAAAAGAGTTTTCTGGTACAATACGTATCAGAGCTCACCATATTCTTTGTATCCAAGGTTTTAAAGGATATGGCTACAGTGAAGATTTTGTTCATAATATGACTGAAATAATTGATTATTTAGAAACAAATCATTCTATTGTAGTTGAAACCATTAAAAGCACAGATGATATCTGCTTATATTGTCCACACTCAAAAAAAGGGCAATGCCACGAATCAAAAGATTCTGATAAAAGAATTACAGCCATGGACCAAAAGGTTATAGAATATCTTGGAATTCATGACAACAATACATATTCCTACAATCATCTTTTAAAATTGCTGCATGAAAAGATCGATTTTTTAAAATTAAAAGATATCTGTGGAGATTGTTCGTGGATAGAAAACTGTAATCTTTATTTAAAATTAAATAATAACAAATAACCTTTTATTTTATGAATATAAACAGTTATCTAGTTTTTTGATAAAAAAATTTTTAATTAACATATCTTGACCTCTATTTACATCATATTAACTAAAGGTGAAATAAGTGCTTTATAGAAAATTAGGTTCGACTGATATTGATGTATCTATTTTAGGCTTTGGGGCTATGCGTTTACCAACTGAAAAGGACAGCGAACAAATTAACCAAAAATCTGCTTATGAAATGCTAAAATATGCTCTAGATAATGGATTAAACTATATTGATACTGCTTATCCATACCATAATGGGCAAAGTGAAGTATTTTTAGGTGATTTTTTTAAAGACCATCCCCAATACCTTGAAAAAATTAACATCTCCACCAAAATGCCCAGCTGGTTAATAAAAAATCCGTCGGATATGGATTATTATCTTGAAAAACAGATGGAAAATTTAAAAACAGATCAGATCGATTTTTACTTGCTGCATTCCCTAAAACCAGATTACTGGGAAAATTTAATGAAAAATAATGTTTTAGAATTTTTAGATTCTGCTTTAGCAGATGAAAAAATTAAATATGCTGGTTTTTCTTTCCACGGGGAGATAGATTTATTTCTGGAGATAATTGATGCATATAACTGGGATGTGACCCAGATACAAATGAATTTTATGGACGAATACTATCAAGCGGGTCTTGAAGGTCTAAAACATGCATCTTCTAATGGTATTGGTACAATAATTATGGAACCATTAAGAGGTGGATCCCTGGTAAGAAATATCCCCGAGGAAGTAAAAGAAATTTGGGATCTTGCTGATGAACCTAAAAGCCCTCTGGAATGGAGTTTAAGGTATCTGTGGGACTTTGAAGAAGTAGATGTAGTTTTGAGTGGAATGTCCACTCTGGAACAAGTACAGGAAAATATTGAGCTTGCTTCTACAGGATATCCTAATTCTTTAAGTATTAATGATAAAGAAATAATAAAAGAAGTTAAAATGGAATATAAAGAAAAAATAATAGTGGATTGTACATTCTGTGGTTATTGTATGCCCTGTCCCAAGGGAGTGGATATCCCTAAAAACTTCAATATGCTAAACAACGCCCACATATTTAATGATCCAACAGGGCCTAGAATGCAGTATTTTACTCTGCTTAGGGAGGATCAGAGAGCATCTATGTGCGATGAGTGTGGAGAATGTAATAATATATGTCCTCAACTGATTCCCATAAAAGAAAAATTAAAAGATGTTACAAATCTTTTTGACAAAGAATAATTCACAGGCAATAATGGTTTTTAATTATGAACGAAGGAATTGTTTATAACTTAAAAAAGTGTTTTTGATAAAATGGGATGGATTATTTCCTTTTTGACACAATAGCGAAAATTTAGTTTTTATTGTCTTAATTTGCACCATGATTTATAATTTTTTGCAATATTGGAGTTTACATCCCCTCTAATAATATTTCATTACCATGAAAATAATAAGATTAAGATTTGTTTTAGTATAATAATATATGAGTAGATTAATATATCTTAAATAAACCAAATTAGTTTATCATATCAAAATTTTGAATAATATTTTTATAATAGATAACAGGTGAAAAAATGGACATTCAAATATTTCCTAATAGAATTTTAAGTGCAGATACCACTGAAAATTTATTGAGAGACCTAGATAAAATCGATGGAATTAAAAGGATAGTATTGCAAGGTCAAAGGCTTCCCCCTGCCGAATTAGGACATCCTGATCGTAGAATGATTACTGTTAAAGGTCAAGAAATCGATTTACAAATCAAAACTGGTCGTGTGCTATTAGAAATTGAAGATGAAGAAGTTATTGATGAAATAAAAACCGCCAGTGCACCTCATCTACCATTTGGATTTGATGTTTATGTTGGAACATTTATACGTCACGAAAAAACAGTTACTGATAAAATCAAGTATGGGTCTGAATTAGACGATATTCCTGATGAAATGGTTGGTTTAACTGATCCCAATGCTAAACTCAGTGATAGGGCTAGTATAATTAAGAAAAAAGAAGAATAAACTAATATATTTTATTAAATTTTTTTCTTTAAAATTTTCCAAATATGAATCAATAAAAATTAATTTATTATTATCATATTCACTTCATATTCCTCTAATTTATAGGTCTTATCCACTTGAGGGTAAGGTTTAACAGACCTCAATTTAATTTGGTACTTGCCTAACTTTTTTTGATTAAGTTTTTTAACAGACGCCGGACTAATTAAAGTAAATTTCCTGATTTTTCCATTCTTTGAAAATTTCAATTTAACTTTTACTTGCCCCGGCCCGATACATGTACCTCCTTGAGGGCATCGGGAATCTTCACTTACATTCAAAAGGGTTATAGTGACATTTTCAGATTTAATCTTAGCCGATTGATTTATTTTCAGTGAAAAATTTTGATTAACTTTGGTTTCTACCAGTGCATTTTGACTTTTTGATGCAGAATCATGGTCTTGAAATAAAAATATCCCTACAGCAGACCCGGCGATAAAAAAGACAAACATGAAAATTAATAATTGGGCAATTTTCATATGGAGTTCCCCTTAACCAATAAATCTAAATCAACTAATAAATTAAACTTTTTTTATAGAATATAGTTGTTTAGAAAACTTAAATAATTTTTTATCAAGAACGACCTAAAAACGAATTTCAGGGTCTTTTTTCTAAGATAAACTTTTATAACGATTTAAATGGAAACATTTCTCATAAAAATTTAATAGTATTCAACATCATAATATTATATTAAACTATACCGGGGGTGGGCTCATGCAGCCAACAGAAAATTTTAATTTGTTAATTACTCTCCAGGGTCAAAAAGGAGAAAATACAGGAGAAGAAGTTCTGGGAATGGAAGAAATAGAACTCGCACTTCAAAATAAAGAATCAAATTTGAATTTTAAAGAAACAAAATTTCCTAACGTCATTTTAATTGATTTAAACATAGACCCCAAAGAAGTTGTCCAAATACTAAAAAATGCTCCAACCACAGTTATATCAAAAGTGGTGCCAATGGAAACAGTTACTAGAACTCGTTTATCTAATATTCTAGAAAAAACTATGCAGCTTACCGGTTCAAAATTAGATCATGGCGAAACAATTACAGTTAGATGTGATTTGAGGGGTAAGAAATACATTGAATCAAAAGAAAACCTTATAAAACATATATCTGACGAATTAAGTGATAAATTAAATTTAAGTATTAATGAAAAAAACCCTGATTGGGTAGTACAAGTAGAAGTAGTTGGTGAGAATACCGGTATAAGTGTTTTAAGAGAAGAAGATATTCTAAAAAAAAGTTAATAATGACTTAGATCCAAAATAAGTGGAGAAAGGGAGTGCTTTTTGCATTCTATTAAAATAATAAAAAGCGGGAAAAAATGGAAAACCAAAAAGAAAAATCAGAATCCTCAATTCTAGAGACGCGAATTATTAAACGCCTACGAATTTACATAGCCATAATCAT is part of the Methanobacterium alcaliphilum genome and harbors:
- a CDS encoding DUF1284 domain-containing protein; amino-acid sequence: MKNTSKEFSGTIRIRAHHILCIQGFKGYGYSEDFVHNMTEIIDYLETNHSIVVETIKSTDDICLYCPHSKKGQCHESKDSDKRITAMDQKVIEYLGIHDNNTYSYNHLLKLLHEKIDFLKLKDICGDCSWIENCNLYLKLNNNK
- a CDS encoding biotin transporter BioY — its product is MNVTLNNYYKKRYDLFKWRNDQSIAYKAVMAFFMACITGIMAQIIIPLPWTPVPITAQTFAVLISGVLLGRRWGGLSMLIYVTIGLLGVPWFAQMTGGLDILLGASGGYLIGFILASLFLGYFSDKYNQSRNFTPMLGLMTFASFVLIYVPGLIVLSFYLYSTQGNFPEIWTLLAMGVIPFLIGDALKIVGASALTKALLPKEQ
- a CDS encoding histidine kinase dimerization/phosphoacceptor domain -containing protein; protein product: MNTYKILILEDVPFDVELMEREIKKAGINYTSKTVELEEDFTNAIYEFKPDLILADHSLPHFDGVSALDIVNKKCPEVPFIFVSGKIGEEFAVEALKRGATDYVLKSNLPKVGPAIIRAIEEVKEQKKLKKAEEDLHKKNMQLSEAQKIGHIGSWEWNFSEGIMDCSDEFYRILGVENSGKEFTHSSFLKFIDPKDQQIVLKNIKTAVENREPFYDEYKIIRPDGDIRIVAFQGKIFNKDSNDSVRIIGTIQDITQRKIAEDKLKESLEEKELLLHEIHHRVKNNLQVISSLLRLQSRHIKDPNALQIFKESQNRVSSIALVHEKLYNSKDMACVNFAEYIRDLTGDIIHFFRTDTQRIKLDLDLEDVKLNIETAIPCGLIINELITNSLKHAFNLEEEGEIYIGIHRTGENKDKIRLTVADNGRGIPPQLDINKVDSFGLQLVTNLAKRIAGEINIARNNGTRFEIIFQELNYKGRTLNGE
- a CDS encoding aldo/keto reductase; its protein translation is MLYRKLGSTDIDVSILGFGAMRLPTEKDSEQINQKSAYEMLKYALDNGLNYIDTAYPYHNGQSEVFLGDFFKDHPQYLEKINISTKMPSWLIKNPSDMDYYLEKQMENLKTDQIDFYLLHSLKPDYWENLMKNNVLEFLDSALADEKIKYAGFSFHGEIDLFLEIIDAYNWDVTQIQMNFMDEYYQAGLEGLKHASSNGIGTIIMEPLRGGSLVRNIPEEVKEIWDLADEPKSPLEWSLRYLWDFEEVDVVLSGMSTLEQVQENIELASTGYPNSLSINDKEIIKEVKMEYKEKIIVDCTFCGYCMPCPKGVDIPKNFNMLNNAHIFNDPTGPRMQYFTLLREDQRASMCDECGECNNICPQLIPIKEKLKDVTNLFDKE
- the mcrD gene encoding methyl-coenzyme M reductase operon protein D, which translates into the protein MDIQIFPNRILSADTTENLLRDLDKIDGIKRIVLQGQRLPPAELGHPDRRMITVKGQEIDLQIKTGRVLLEIEDEEVIDEIKTASAPHLPFGFDVYVGTFIRHEKTVTDKIKYGSELDDIPDEMVGLTDPNAKLSDRASIIKKKEE
- a CDS encoding YbgA family protein, whose translation is MRKFETPQLVISKCIEFESCRYNGLKISSQIVKDLKKNANFYPVCPEVGIGLGIPRDPIRLVKIDDEINLIQPSTQRNLTKKMKQFSDSFLNDLNNIDGFILKNKSPSCGIKAVRVYPQTMNSRPYNDGIGLFSVSVFEKFPFIPVEDEGRLRNLKIRENFLTSIYTLAEYRKIKKSEKLIDLIDFHSRNKYLLLSYNQILSQKMGRLIGDQKSYSSDDLFQTYGDLLSKTLKTPPEAPANINMLMHVLGHFSGKLTHEEKSFFLDAMEKYRQGVMPLLVCLNILKAWVIRFNEDYLKDQTFFQPYPEKLMPVTNIQLV
- a CDS encoding deoxyribodipyrimidine photo-lyase, producing MIHEERISNLNENSLNSGEYVLYWMQASPRSHCNHALEFAVRKSNELKKPLIVFFGVTPNFPDANNRHMRFLLEGLKNTAYDLEKKNIQIVIKYQEPDQGIIELYDDAVLTVTDKGYLSIQKEWYDNVAENIQCPLIQVETNVIVPVETASPKEDYSAGTIRRKIQRELKFFLQPLKEHIPKISSLDYDFDSLPLEDASKIMKQMNIKNQIKNSIFTGGSSEAINLFNLFLEEKLDKFADFRNDPSKNYASNMSPYLHFGQISPLYLALESMKTNSPGLKSFLEELIIRRELSMNFVHYNEHYDRFDCLPDWAATTLLEHRNDKREYSYNVDELEYAQTHDPYWNAAQKEVIITGKMHGYMRMYWGKKILEWVDDPRKAYDIALYINNKYELDGRDPNGYAGVAWCFGKHDRAWKERAIFGKVRYMNANGLRRKFKINKYVERIENLEYE
- a CDS encoding THUMP domain-containing protein, with the protein product MQPTENFNLLITLQGQKGENTGEEVLGMEEIELALQNKESNLNFKETKFPNVILIDLNIDPKEVVQILKNAPTTVISKVVPMETVTRTRLSNILEKTMQLTGSKLDHGETITVRCDLRGKKYIESKENLIKHISDELSDKLNLSINEKNPDWVVQVEVVGENTGISVLREEDILKKS